A single window of Poecilia reticulata strain Guanapo unplaced genomic scaffold, Guppy_female_1.0+MT scaffold_308, whole genome shotgun sequence DNA harbors:
- the ddx18 gene encoding ATP-dependent RNA helicase DDX18: MADLQMKLLRKKIQKRTEKNRERKQKRRQPDEXEAEIFWQRTGSGGPLAPGWRFFLDSFIRVVXGKTLAFLIPSIELINKLKFMPRNGTGVVILSPTRELAMQTYGVMKELMXHDVHTFGLIMGGSNRSAEAQRLXNGVNILVATPGRLLDHLQNTPGFMFKNLQCLIIDEADRILEVGFEEELKQIIKLLPKKRQTMLFSATQTRRVEDLARISLKKEPLYVGVDDHKDSATVDGLEQGYVVCPSEKRFLLLFTFLKKNRRKKLMVFFSSCMSVKFHYELLNYIDLPVLAIHGKQKQTKRTTTFFQFCNADSGILLCTDVAARGLDIPEVDWIVQYDPPDDPKEYIHRVGRTARGIDGRGHALLILRPQELGFLRFLKQAKVPLSEFEFSWSKISDIQSQLEKLIEKNYYLHKSAQEAYKSYVRAYDSHSLKQIYSISTLNLPMVALSFGFTVPPYVDLSILFSAARV; this comes from the exons ATGGCGGACCTTCAGATGAAGCTGCTCcgaaagaaaatccagaaaaggACCGAAAAGAACCgggagaggaaacagaagagAAGACAGCCGGATGAAGAKGAGGCAG AAATATTCTGGCAGCGGACGGGTTCCGGCGGCCCATTAGCTCCAGGTTGGAGGTTCTTCCTGGACTCTTTTATCCGTGTTGTASC CGGGAAAACGTTGGCCTTCCTCATCCCGTCCATCGAGCTCATCAACAAGCTCAAGTTCATGCCCAGGAACG GTACCGGCGTGGTGATCCTGTCTCCGACGCGGGAGCTGGCCATGCAGACGTACGGCGTGATGAAGGAGCTGATGGYGCACGACGTCCACACCTTCGGCCTCATCATGGGCGGCAGCAACCGCTCCGCCGAGGCCCAGCGGCTCRCCAACGGCGTCAACATCCTGGTGGCCACGCCCGGCCGCCTGCTGGACCACCTGCAG AACACGCCGGGCTTCATGTTTAAGAACCTGCAGTGTCTGATCATCGATGAGGCCGATCGGATCCTGGAGGTCGGCTTCGAGGAGGAGCTGAAGCAGATCATCAAGCTGCTGCCCA AGAAGAGGCAGACGATGCTGTTCTCGGCCACCCAGACGCGCAGGGTGGAAGACCTGGCCCGGATCTCCCTGAAGAAGGAGCCGCTGTACGTTGGCGTGGACGACCACAAGGACAGCGCCACCGTGGACGGCCTGGAGCAG GGCTACGTTGTGTGTCCGTCGGAGAAGcgcttcctgctgctgttcacCTTCCTGAAGAAGAACCGCAGGAAGAAGCTGAtggttttcttctcctcctgcaTGTCGGTCAAGTTCCACTACGAGCTTCTCAACTACATCGACCTCCCGGTCCTGGCCATCCAC GGCAAGCAGAAGCAGACSAAGCGGACCACCACCTTCTTCCAGTTCTGCAACGCCGACTCCGGCATCCTGCTGTGCACCGACGTGGCGGCGCGCGGCCTCGACATCCCCGAGGTCGACTGGATCGTCCAGTACGACCCGCCGGACGACCCCAAG GAGTACATCCACCGGGTCGGCAGAACCGCCAGAGGCATCGACGGCCGCGGCCACGCGCTGCTCATCCTGCGACCCCAGGAGCTGGGCTTCCTGCGCTTTCTGAAGCAGGCCaag GTCCCGCTGAGCGAGTTTGAGTTCTCCTGGAGCAAGATCTCTGACATCCAGTCTCAG CTGGAGAAGCTGATAGAAAAGAACTACTACCTGCACAAGTCGGCCCAGGAGGCCTACAAGTCGTACGTCCGGGCCTACGACTCTCACTCTCTGAAGCAGATCTACAGCATCAGTACCCTGAACCTCCCCATGGTGGCGCTGTCCTTTGGGTTCACCGTGCCGCCCTACGTTGACCTCAGTAtccttttctctgctgctcgGGTCTAA
- the LOC103460843 gene encoding glycerol kinase-like has product MEPLAAAIDQGTSSTRFLVFNTKTAQLISHHQVELKQHFPKEGWVEADPREIMDTVHECLEKTCQKLAQLSVDVSRIKAVGVTNQRETTLVWDKETGEPLYNAIVWLDLRTQSTVERLITRTPSRSKNHLKHKTGLPISTYFSAVKLRWLLDNVEAVQQAVLSKRAMFGTVDSWIIWSLTGGRDGGVHVTDVSNASRTLLFDIHSLDWDPELCSFFDVPMEILPTVRSSSEIYGRMRSGSLAGVPISGCLGDQSAALVGQMCFEEGQAKNTYGTGCFLLRNTGTKPVMSEHGLITTVAYKLGRDKPACYALEVGHVGSSLGLSGPHDQRVGTRGLRPSMSETTALGAAMAAGAAEGVEVWSLNPDQLPEVTAERYQPQINTQESELRFARWKMAVQKSMNWETSETSSTSNGRQQGSN; this is encoded by the exons GTGGGTGGAGGCGGACCCCAGGGAGATCATGGACACCGTCCACGAGTGTCTGGAGAAGACCTGCCAGAAGCTGGCGCAGCTCAGCGTGGACGTGTCCCGCATCAAAG CGGTGGGGGTGACCAACCAGAGAGAAACCACCCTGGTCTGGGACAAGGAGACCGGAGAGCCGCTCTACAACGCCATCG TCTGGCTGGACCTGAGGACACAGTCCACTGTGGAGAGACTCATAACCAGAACTCCCAGCAGGAGCAAGAACCACCTGAAG CATAAGACCGGTCTCCCCATCAGCACTTACTTCAGTGCTGTGAAACTCCGTTGGTTGCTGGACAATGTGGAGGCGGTGCAGCAGGCGGTTCTGAGTAAGCGGGCCATGTTTGGGACCGTGGACTCCTGGATCATCTGG aGTCTGACGGGCGGCCGAGACGGAGGAGTCCACGTCACGGACGTGTCCAACGCCAGCCGCACCTTGCTGTTCGACATCCACAGCCTGGACTGGGACCCCGAGCTCTGCAG TTTCTTTGACGTCCCGATGGAAATCCTGCCCACCGTCAGAAGTTCCTCTGAGATCTATGGCCGCATG agGTCCGGCTCGCTGGCAGGGGTTCCCATCTCGGGG TGTCTCGGGGACCAGTCGGCAGCCCTGGTTGGTCAGATGTGCTTTGAGGAAGGCCAGGCCAAAAACACGTACGGGACGGGATGCTTCCTGCTCAGGAACACAGGAACCAAG CCGGTGATGTCCGAACACGGCCTGATCACCACCGTCGCCTACAAGCTGGGGAGGGACAAGCCGGCCTGCTACGCGCTGGAGGTGGGTCATGTTGGTTCTTCACTAGGTTTGTCTGGACCTCATGACCAACGGGTCGGAACCAGGGGAC TGCGGCCCAGCATGTCCGAGACCACGGCTCTGGGTGCAGCCATGGCGGCCGGCGCCGCTGAGGGCGTGGAGGTCTGGAGCCTGAACCCGGATCAGCTGCCTGAGGTCACRGCGGAGCGATACCAGCCTCAGATCAACACCcagg AGAGCGAGTTGCGCTTCGCTCGCTGGAAGATGGCCGTCCAGAAGTCCATGAACTGGGAGACGTCAGAGACCAGTAGCACCAGTAACG GTCGGCAGCAGGGATCCAACTGA